In Ruminococcaceae bacterium BL-6, a genomic segment contains:
- a CDS encoding Phage antirepressor protein YoqD, KilAC domain — translation MPDLQEFVNQDFGEVRGLNYQDMPWLVGKDVAVCLGYKNINRDIIRHVDEDDRLMLDKTQYQNGIEFDYHILGQRGGWIINESGLYSLIFGSELSTAKQFKHWVTSEVLPQIRQTGGYIAEDRESEFVEKYFPSFKDETKLSMVQDLLKTNKKYKAQIKSLQPKAEAYKDLMTAEGYVNFIDLASVVEIGRTKLLDFLRSEKVLTKQSQFNVPYGRFTKNGYFATIHEKGRDGKIGTVTMVSPRGIDYIYHLIKKRHKESDFDMRKVVA, via the coding sequence ATGCCAGATTTACAAGAATTTGTCAATCAGGATTTTGGAGAGGTCAGAGGTTTAAATTATCAGGATATGCCTTGGTTAGTTGGAAAAGATGTCGCTGTTTGTTTGGGATATAAAAATATCAATAGGGATATTATTCGACACGTGGATGAAGATGACAGATTGATGCTCGATAAAACTCAATACCAAAACGGTATCGAGTTTGACTATCATATATTAGGGCAACGTGGTGGATGGATTATTAATGAATCAGGACTTTATTCTCTAATTTTTGGAAGCGAACTTTCGACTGCAAAACAATTTAAACATTGGGTAACTTCAGAGGTTCTTCCACAGATTCGTCAAACTGGTGGTTATATTGCTGAGGATCGTGAATCTGAGTTTGTAGAAAAATACTTTCCATCTTTTAAAGATGAAACAAAATTGTCAATGGTTCAAGATTTGCTTAAAACCAATAAGAAATATAAAGCGCAAATTAAATCATTACAACCAAAAGCAGAAGCCTATAAAGATTTGATGACCGCAGAAGGTTATGTAAATTTTATTGATTTGGCAAGTGTTGTTGAAATTGGCCGCACAAAGCTTCTTGATTTTCTTAGATCGGAAAAGGTGCTAACGAAGCAAAGTCAATTCAATGTGCCTTATGGACGATTCACAAAGAACGGTTATTTTGCAACAATTCATGAAAAGGGACGAGATGGAAAAATTGGGACGGTAACAATGGTTTCGCCACGCGGTATAGATTACATATACCACCTAATCAAGAAACGACATAAAGAGTCGGATTTTGATATGAGAAAGGTGGTGGCCTGA
- a CDS encoding protein of unknown function (Evidence 5 : Unknown function) produces MKALNAENLPLPAFYSSMLDYNGAEGDENFILIPFKNGFSDVKEFDNVHTFLTEKLLEQYREDLGVSKSEFEDLIQPLLYLAITVDEHNGYKFEIFKFATIESVEASVQISFDDDESKRIHPILKYLDDQKLEEVRSQLPHPIEGGACKSSS; encoded by the coding sequence ATGAAAGCTCTAAATGCCGAAAATCTTCCTCTCCCTGCTTTCTATTCTTCCATGTTGGATTATAATGGTGCTGAAGGTGATGAAAACTTCATTCTTATACCGTTTAAGAACGGGTTTTCCGATGTAAAAGAATTTGATAATGTCCACACTTTCTTGACAGAAAAGTTACTGGAACAGTACCGAGAGGATTTGGGTGTATCAAAATCTGAATTTGAAGATTTGATTCAACCGTTATTGTATTTGGCCATCACCGTAGATGAGCATAACGGATACAAGTTTGAAATTTTCAAATTTGCTACGATTGAAAGTGTAGAAGCGAGTGTTCAAATAAGTTTTGACGATGATGAATCGAAAAGGATTCACCCAATCTTAAAATATCTTGACGATCAAAAGTTGGAAGAAGTTAGAAGTCAACTACCCCACCCTATAGAGGGTGGAGCTTGTAAAAGCTCAAGTTGA
- a CDS encoding DZANK-type domain-containing protein, translating into MSNFKYFYCPVCGKILASLDNSETCNFCQTEMLYIKQSENWEEKSVNERQVLMSQLRETLVKTNPLYNEEKFKAREYDESHMEFGTTPNLPKCPVCGSTNIQKISTASKIGAGIAFGVFSLGHISKTFKCKNCGYKF; encoded by the coding sequence ATGTCAAATTTTAAATATTTTTATTGTCCAGTTTGTGGAAAAATTTTAGCAAGTCTCGATAACTCTGAAACGTGTAATTTTTGTCAAACAGAAATGCTATATATTAAACAGTCTGAAAATTGGGAAGAGAAATCTGTAAATGAGCGACAGGTATTAATGTCTCAATTACGTGAAACCTTAGTTAAAACTAATCCTTTATACAATGAAGAAAAATTTAAAGCAAGAGAATATGACGAAAGCCATATGGAATTTGGAACCACTCCCAATCTTCCAAAGTGCCCAGTTTGTGGTTCAACCAACATTCAAAAAATATCTACCGCAAGTAAAATAGGTGCTGGAATTGCGTTTGGAGTATTTTCTCTTGGTCATATCAGCAAGACATTCAAATGTAAAAATTGTGGATATAAATTTTAA
- a CDS encoding protein of unknown function (Evidence 5 : Unknown function) encodes MLYSNHICYFNNYRYNFYISNNILDI; translated from the coding sequence ATGCTGTATTCCAACCATATCTGCTATTTTAATAATTACCGGTATAATTTCTATATTAGCAATAATATTTTAGATATATAA
- a CDS encoding protein of unknown function (Evidence 5 : Unknown function) has product MREQIPAKIGNKLKLVADDIVGVRYRAAWISYDNRECVILELADCLDKMCPLKVVEFGF; this is encoded by the coding sequence ATGAGGGAACAAATTCCAGCAAAAATCGGGAACAAGCTAAAACTTGTTGCGGACGATATTGTTGGTGTAAGATATCGAGCGGCATGGATTTCATATGATAATCGTGAGTGTGTAATTCTAGAACTTGCGGATTGTTTGGATAAAATGTGCCCATTGAAAGTTGTTGAATTTGGATTCTAA
- a CDS encoding protein of unknown function (Evidence 5 : Unknown function), producing MHKLREVNSEKLMNDAGKEDVYNLIEWAEDTYELNYDTEILPYIFYNQFYWAHLGYSVGSEQAYDRPVLVVDCYKTSNVCVIIPITLERLGDGRDYHVDLSNNLGTALVEQIRAISKFRIFDYVYDKNTRRYAIINSIDRENINVQLSKICCMKPLYQK from the coding sequence ATGCATAAGTTAAGAGAGGTAAATAGCGAAAAATTAATGAATGATGCTGGAAAAGAAGATGTTTATAATCTGATCGAATGGGCAGAAGATACTTATGAATTAAACTATGATACAGAAATATTACCTTATATATTCTATAATCAATTTTATTGGGCACATTTGGGGTATTCTGTTGGAAGTGAACAGGCATATGACAGGCCTGTATTAGTAGTAGATTGTTATAAAACATCAAATGTATGTGTGATTATTCCTATAACATTAGAAAGACTTGGAGACGGAAGAGACTATCATGTCGATCTTTCGAATAATCTTGGAACAGCTTTGGTTGAGCAAATTAGGGCAATTAGTAAATTTCGTATATTTGATTATGTTTATGATAAGAATACAAGAAGGTATGCAATTATTAACTCAATAGATCGTGAAAACATCAATGTTCAATTATCGAAAATATGCTGCATGAAACCGCTGTATCAAAAATAA
- a CDS encoding HNH endonuclease, whose protein sequence is MLVYVLNKHGKPLMPCKPSKARKLLKQDKAKITQREPFTIQLIYGSSGYKQPITLGIDAGSKFIGVSATTEKQELFSAEVELRNDIVQLLSERRQYRRSRRYRKTRYRKPRFSNRVRSKNKGWLAPSIENKIQTHLKIVEKIHKILPITKIITEVASFDIQKIKNPNIEGVEYQQGEQLGFWNVREYVLWRDNYTCQICKGKSKDNRLNVHHIESRQTGGNAPNNLITLCETCHNKYHKGELNVKLKRGQSFRDTAFMGIMRWTFYNRLKNIYPNVELTYGYITKNTRITHKLPKSHRIDALCISGNPKAKQLDYWYYIKQVRKHNRQIHKAKILKGGIRKLNQAPYLVKGFRLFDKVKYKGQECFIFGRRSSGYFDLRKLDGTVVHRSASYKDLKLLSKRKTLLWERRKGVSSPT, encoded by the coding sequence ATGTTAGTATACGTTTTAAATAAGCATGGTAAGCCTTTAATGCCTTGTAAACCATCAAAAGCCAGAAAACTTTTAAAGCAAGACAAAGCAAAAATAACACAAAGAGAACCATTCACAATTCAACTTATTTATGGTAGTAGTGGATACAAACAGCCTATTACATTAGGTATAGATGCAGGAAGTAAATTTATTGGAGTATCTGCTACAACAGAAAAGCAAGAGCTATTTTCAGCAGAAGTAGAATTAAGAAACGATATAGTGCAATTATTATCAGAACGTAGGCAGTATCGTAGAAGTAGGAGATATAGAAAAACAAGATATAGAAAGCCACGATTTTCAAATAGAGTACGAAGTAAAAATAAAGGTTGGTTAGCACCTTCTATTGAAAACAAAATACAAACACATTTGAAAATAGTAGAAAAAATTCATAAGATATTGCCTATAACTAAAATAATTACAGAAGTAGCTTCCTTTGATATACAAAAGATTAAAAATCCTAATATAGAAGGCGTAGAATATCAACAAGGTGAACAGTTAGGATTTTGGAATGTAAGAGAATATGTTCTTTGGAGAGATAATTATACTTGTCAAATTTGTAAAGGTAAGAGCAAAGACAATAGGTTAAATGTTCATCATATAGAAAGTAGGCAAACAGGTGGAAATGCACCTAACAACCTCATAACTTTGTGTGAAACCTGTCACAACAAATATCACAAAGGAGAACTGAATGTTAAATTAAAAAGAGGGCAAAGTTTTAGAGATACGGCATTTATGGGTATTATGAGATGGACGTTTTATAACAGATTAAAAAATATCTATCCAAATGTAGAATTAACTTATGGATATATAACAAAAAACACCAGAATCACTCATAAGTTACCTAAATCACACAGAATAGATGCTCTGTGTATTAGCGGTAATCCAAAAGCAAAACAATTAGATTATTGGTATTATATCAAACAAGTAAGAAAGCATAATAGACAAATACACAAAGCTAAAATATTAAAAGGTGGCATAAGAAAATTAAATCAAGCTCCTTATTTAGTAAAAGGTTTTAGGTTATTTGACAAAGTAAAATACAAAGGGCAAGAATGTTTTATATTTGGTAGAAGAAGTAGTGGATATTTTGATTTAAGAAAACTTGATGGAACTGTAGTTCACAGGTCAGCAAGTTACAAAGATTTAAAACTGTTGAGTAAAAGAAAAACATTATTATGGGAAAGGAGGAAAGGCGTTTCCTCCCCAACTTAA
- a CDS encoding protein of unknown function (Evidence 5 : Unknown function) has protein sequence MSENFPKVVLTNSLLNVILITVKGGGIIKTVTLRLSDELHKQMKLLTVKKDVSIQDYITRLIKLDLQNEVSDNQQK, from the coding sequence ATGTCTGAAAATTTTCCCAAAGTTGTATTGACAAATTCATTATTGAATGTTATACTGATTACAGTCAAAGGAGGTGGCATAATAAAAACGGTCACTCTCAGATTGTCAGATGAACTTCATAAGCAAATGAAGTTATTAACTGTAAAAAAAGATGTAAGCATTCAAGATTATATTACACGGTTGATAAAACTTGATTTACAAAACGAGGTATCTGATAACCAACAAAAATGA
- a CDS encoding protein of unknown function (Evidence 5 : Unknown function): MKATDFRGNKFAVTNKDIAEGLERSSSAMAVANNSMDETIALLTSATEITRDADAAGTALKTISMRIRGMDEDTGEASDDLKEMAKSLKGLTGVSIFTDDTQQTYKSTYEILKEISKVYDNLSDKKQAEVLELLAGKRQGNVVASMLTNFQSAEKALEVQANSAGGALREQDTYMDSISAHANKFKETLVGIGQNVVDTTEVKKTFDILTGLLNVLDSVVSKLGTLPVLLSTISGILSGMGKSAGRLYAPFLKVA, encoded by the coding sequence GTGAAAGCAACAGATTTTCGTGGTAACAAGTTTGCAGTAACCAATAAAGATATAGCTGAAGGTCTTGAAAGATCAAGTTCTGCAATGGCCGTAGCAAATAACTCAATGGATGAAACCATTGCACTACTTACTTCTGCAACAGAAATTACTCGTGATGCGGATGCCGCAGGAACAGCTTTAAAGACAATTTCCATGCGAATTCGTGGAATGGACGAGGATACTGGCGAAGCATCTGATGATCTTAAAGAAATGGCTAAATCTCTTAAAGGTTTAACAGGAGTATCAATATTTACAGATGATACTCAACAAACTTATAAGAGCACATATGAAATTCTTAAAGAGATTTCAAAAGTATATGATAATCTTTCTGATAAAAAGCAAGCAGAAGTTCTTGAATTATTAGCAGGAAAAAGGCAAGGCAACGTAGTTGCTTCAATGCTTACCAATTTCCAAAGTGCTGAAAAAGCTTTGGAAGTACAGGCAAATTCGGCTGGCGGAGCGCTGCGTGAGCAAGATACATATATGGATAGTATCTCTGCTCATGCTAATAAGTTTAAAGAAACTCTCGTTGGTATTGGACAGAACGTTGTTGATACGACAGAAGTTAAGAAAACATTTGATATTCTCACTGGATTATTAAATGTTCTTGATTCTGTTGTTTCAAAATTGGGGACCCTCCCCGTTTTGCTTTCCACTATTAGTGGAATTTTAAGTGGAATGGGAAAATCGGCAGGTAGATTATATGCCCCCTTCTTAAAAGTTGCATAA
- a CDS encoding protein of unknown function (Evidence 5 : Unknown function), giving the protein MFKVKQQSYELGETPVGVMTYIT; this is encoded by the coding sequence TTGTTTAAAGTTAAGCAACAGAGCTACGAGTTAGGAGAAACGCCCGTAGGTGTTATGACCTATATAACGTAG
- a CDS encoding protein of unknown function (Evidence 5 : Unknown function): MADFDQVQVAATLNIPASTGQIQKDLQTIEKNLRPIKISAQLNTENIKSQTAQVQQQLNQAIKIAPEKVDLGANLDLSSLTKSGTTIKELSDKVALLAQQMQILQARAENAGVTLNQIQVGKFTDLLNNFKIPEATTYLKELRNEYSLLNVEMSKDLPQTAIENMNQRVQKLSGTIDQITAKFSQVHLANQPGFSTQVNQVSANITQLKTNLDAFNSAKVGSDKVAAFNELNKSVAEAKVQVNDLFKAQKDLDKLSATSKRFEAFLNDNVKVAKQFPDAVAKIRSELQGLNSETDTTKLNSGLQNVRGQISALEASAKSAGATGHTIFGELGNDIKKMFTWTVGGTLIFGTVNQIKQLYTSVNALDDQMVELRKVTDETEATYNEFYHAANDIAKSLGAQTESVISATAAWAQMGYNIKDASDLAEDSEIFKNISENMDVTEATNTLVSTMKAFKIDSSDALDGIISKVNEVNITCLPTRKRAA, encoded by the coding sequence ATGGCTGATTTCGATCAGGTTCAAGTAGCCGCAACACTAAATATACCGGCTTCAACAGGTCAAATTCAGAAAGATTTACAAACTATTGAGAAAAATTTACGTCCTATCAAAATTTCCGCGCAACTAAATACTGAAAATATTAAATCTCAAACTGCACAGGTGCAACAACAGCTTAATCAGGCAATTAAAATAGCGCCTGAAAAAGTTGATTTAGGAGCAAATCTTGATTTATCTTCTTTAACTAAGTCTGGAACGACTATCAAAGAACTTTCAGATAAGGTTGCTTTATTAGCTCAACAGATGCAGATTTTACAAGCCCGTGCTGAAAATGCTGGTGTAACGTTAAATCAAATACAAGTTGGTAAATTTACTGATTTGTTAAATAATTTCAAGATACCAGAAGCAACTACATATCTGAAAGAATTACGCAATGAATATTCTCTTTTAAATGTTGAGATGTCTAAAGATTTACCTCAAACAGCAATTGAGAATATGAACCAGCGTGTTCAAAAGCTTTCTGGTACAATAGATCAAATTACGGCGAAGTTTTCTCAAGTTCATTTAGCTAACCAGCCGGGTTTTTCAACTCAGGTAAATCAAGTTTCCGCAAATATTACTCAGTTAAAAACTAATTTAGATGCTTTTAATAGTGCTAAAGTTGGGTCAGATAAAGTAGCGGCCTTTAATGAATTAAATAAAAGTGTAGCAGAAGCAAAAGTTCAGGTAAATGATCTATTTAAAGCGCAAAAGGATTTAGATAAATTAAGTGCTACATCGAAGCGTTTTGAGGCATTTCTCAATGATAATGTCAAAGTAGCAAAACAGTTCCCAGACGCGGTAGCTAAGATTAGATCAGAATTACAGGGATTAAATTCTGAAACCGATACGACTAAATTAAATAGTGGTTTGCAGAATGTTAGAGGTCAAATCAGCGCATTAGAAGCGTCTGCAAAGTCTGCTGGAGCTACGGGCCATACGATTTTTGGCGAACTTGGGAACGATATTAAAAAAATGTTTACTTGGACTGTTGGCGGGACTTTAATCTTTGGAACTGTTAATCAAATCAAACAACTTTATACTAGTGTTAATGCTTTAGACGATCAAATGGTTGAGCTTCGCAAAGTTACTGATGAAACAGAAGCTACATATAATGAGTTTTATCATGCTGCTAATGATATTGCAAAATCGTTAGGGGCACAAACAGAAAGCGTAATTTCTGCTACAGCAGCGTGGGCACAAATGGGGTACAATATTAAAGATGCTTCTGATCTGGCAGAGGATTCAGAGATATTTAAAAATATTTCTGAAAACATGGATGTTACAGAAGCAACTAATACTTTAGTTAGTACCATGAAAGCCTTTAAGATTGATTCTAGCGATGCTCTTGATGGAATTATTAGTAAAGTAAACGAGGTAAACATAACCTGCCTCCCTACACGGAAACGTGCAGCGTAA